The following proteins are encoded in a genomic region of uncultured Ilyobacter sp.:
- a CDS encoding patatin family protein gives MKNTALVLEGGGMRGIFTSGVLDAFIEKGIDIPYVIGVSMGAYNGVSYITGQKERTFKMFMDYIYDPRLLDYKRIFKGDSLLNSDFLINFMGKNKYPVDYDKFFESIKKFICVSTNCRTGKPAYFEKNGYPQKYFNRILKSSCSYPFLTDTVKIGGEEYLDGGIADAIPIKKALDDGNKKLIVILCHPKGYEDQPSWYLNISKLWYHSYPKVAEALKKRYIAYNGTLYFLDLLEKENIAYVIRPESMPLSVIEQDKVKLRLFYKSGYNKGIEECEKLEEFLKTPSLI, from the coding sequence ATGAAAAATACAGCCCTTGTCTTAGAAGGAGGAGGGATGAGAGGAATATTCACCAGCGGGGTTTTGGATGCTTTCATAGAAAAGGGAATTGATATCCCCTATGTTATAGGGGTTTCCATGGGAGCATACAATGGTGTTTCATATATTACCGGGCAAAAAGAGAGGACCTTTAAGATGTTCATGGACTATATCTACGACCCCAGACTCCTTGACTACAAGAGAATTTTCAAGGGGGATTCCCTTTTAAACTCTGACTTCCTTATAAATTTCATGGGAAAAAACAAGTATCCAGTGGACTATGACAAATTTTTCGAAAGTATAAAAAAATTTATCTGTGTAAGCACAAACTGTAGAACTGGAAAACCTGCATATTTTGAGAAAAATGGGTATCCTCAAAAATATTTCAATCGAATACTAAAATCATCCTGCTCTTATCCCTTTCTCACAGATACTGTGAAAATTGGGGGAGAGGAGTATCTAGACGGTGGTATCGCCGATGCCATTCCTATAAAAAAAGCCTTAGATGACGGCAATAAAAAACTTATAGTCATACTCTGCCACCCAAAGGGCTATGAAGATCAGCCTAGCTGGTATCTAAACATATCCAAGTTGTGGTATCATTCTTATCCAAAGGTGGCCGAGGCCCTAAAAAAAAGATATATAGCCTATAACGGCACCCTTTATTTTCTCGACCTCCTGGAGAAAGAAAACATTGCCTATGTTATAAGACCTGAAAGTATGCCTTTATCTGTGATAGAGCAGGACAAGGTGAAATTAAGACTTTTCTATAAGTCCGGTTATAATAAGGGTATAGAGGAATGTGAAAAATTAGAAGAATTTTTAAAAACCCCCTCGCTGATCTGA
- a CDS encoding transposase — protein MNKDYLNIYANFLIASSKYAHSTDLQKITEDRYSKDKIYRFLSSGEFCEKNFWLTIKPILKSIQNNNACISVDDTIIEKPHTKENDVVSYCYDHTKSKCVKGVNLLSVTYKTSEASLPINYRVIRKNKISTDHDTNKTKKKSALTKNQHFRNMLKTIKGNKIKYRYVLADSWFSSNENFKYIHNDLDKCFVFAVRSNRLFKFTGEDDSQYRKLSSFDFLPETAYAIEFKGVSFPLYLSKQVFKNEDGKEAVLHLVTNDEYLSYDNMVKIYQKRWDIEVYHKSLKQNCSLGKSSVRTVKTILGHIFCSIYAYVLLEKLKLKKKQNQFKLSTTYYLMGLEKTFKSLSLDLKSA, from the coding sequence ATGAATAAAGACTACTTAAATATTTATGCTAATTTTTTAATTGCATCTTCAAAATATGCTCATTCTACAGATCTTCAAAAAATAACAGAAGATAGATACTCTAAGGACAAAATATACCGTTTTTTAAGTTCTGGTGAATTTTGTGAAAAAAACTTTTGGTTAACGATTAAACCTATCCTTAAAAGTATCCAGAATAATAACGCCTGTATATCTGTAGATGATACTATTATTGAAAAACCTCACACGAAAGAAAATGATGTTGTTTCCTATTGCTATGACCACACCAAATCTAAATGTGTTAAAGGTGTAAATTTACTTTCTGTTACCTACAAAACAAGCGAGGCTTCTCTACCAATCAATTACAGAGTTATCAGAAAGAATAAAATTTCAACTGACCATGACACCAATAAAACAAAAAAGAAGTCAGCTCTTACAAAAAATCAACATTTTAGAAATATGCTAAAGACTATTAAAGGCAATAAAATTAAGTATAGATACGTCCTAGCAGACTCTTGGTTCTCTTCCAATGAGAATTTTAAGTATATCCACAATGATTTAGATAAATGTTTTGTTTTCGCTGTAAGATCAAATAGACTTTTTAAATTTACAGGAGAAGACGACTCCCAATACAGAAAGTTATCATCTTTTGATTTTCTACCTGAAACAGCTTACGCGATAGAGTTTAAAGGGGTTTCTTTCCCATTATATTTATCGAAGCAGGTCTTCAAAAATGAAGATGGAAAAGAAGCTGTTTTACACCTTGTAACAAATGATGAATACTTAAGTTATGACAATATGGTTAAGATCTACCAAAAAAGGTGGGATATCGAAGTATATCATAAATCATTAAAACAAAACTGTTCCCTAGGAAAATCCTCAGTAAGAACAGTGAAGACAATACTAGGTCATATATTTTGTTCAATCTATGCTTATGTATTGTTAGAAAAACTAAAGTTAAAAAAGAAACAAAATCAATTTAAATTAAGCACTACATACTATTTAATGGGTTTAGAAAAGACATTTAAATCATTATCTCTTGATTTAAAATCCGCTTAA
- a CDS encoding helix-turn-helix domain-containing protein: MSEKKYIQSVQRAFGIIHFIADKGTAKLNEISEATGLKTSTAFGIIQTLEHLGQITRTNNGLDYTLGLNSLRLGLSYMNGSGISDKINELLNKLVESVDETASFALKVGNRYYYLDYVLSSQPLKVVLEENKFIDFPDEAAVAKVFNNTDENLKYFTDFEEVYQGTNCFAVPYKTGGAIVGCVALSGPSFRLTDEKMKEAYASYLEIMKELGLENHL; this comes from the coding sequence ATGAGTGAAAAAAAATATATTCAGTCTGTTCAGAGGGCTTTTGGAATTATCCATTTTATAGCCGACAAAGGGACTGCAAAACTAAATGAAATCAGTGAGGCAACTGGCTTAAAAACTTCGACAGCTTTTGGGATTATCCAGACTCTTGAGCATTTGGGACAGATAACCAGAACAAATAATGGTCTAGATTATACACTAGGACTCAATAGTTTAAGACTGGGATTATCATATATGAATGGCTCGGGCATTAGTGATAAAATCAATGAACTGCTTAATAAATTGGTGGAAAGTGTGGATGAGACTGCATCTTTTGCCTTAAAAGTCGGTAATAGGTATTATTATCTCGACTATGTTCTGTCATCTCAGCCTCTAAAGGTAGTTCTTGAGGAAAATAAGTTTATTGATTTTCCAGATGAAGCCGCTGTGGCAAAGGTATTTAACAACACCGACGAGAATTTAAAGTACTTTACAGATTTTGAAGAAGTGTACCAGGGAACCAACTGTTTTGCTGTTCCATACAAAACCGGTGGAGCAATTGTTGGGTGTGTGGCCCTTTCAGGTCCTAGTTTTCGTTTAACTGACGAAAAGATGAAAGAGGCTTATGCTTCATATTTAGAAATCATGAAAGAATTGGGACTGGAAAACCATTTATAA
- a CDS encoding monovalent cation:proton antiporter-2 (CPA2) family protein, which translates to MEHFLLQLFIFLTASAICVPFFKKLGFSSVLGYLTAGVIIGPFGFSLIGEVEEIMHFTEFGIVMMLFIDGLELKPSLLWKMRVPILGMGSFQVILSTLIFGTIAHIFVPWQPAIGIGLILSLSSTAIIIQTMKEKGLMHTSHGRSVFSVLLFHDLAVIPMLALLPLPAVSGGHTIDHKFDIHLLEPHYQVFATLSIIFIIFIIGKYISKPMFRIIAAIKVREIFVAAAIGLIVGISLLMMAVGLSPALGTFIAGVVLADSEYRHEIESDIEPFKGLLLGVFFMSIGATLDFHLIKHEFSLIASITLGLIIIKWIVFTLTGSIFKMEKGSRKFFALILAQGGEFAFVLLHMSKSHSVLPYDITEALISAVAISIFISPFLFWTYEKISLKSQENKKTQRESDEIEHTGQKVIFAGFGRLGTDLGRFLISAGIRPVILDNDAANVDLLRKFGFEVYYGDVTRLDLLETAGIAEAELLLITIGEIEKSKKLVELVKKHYPNIKIVVNAHDHSSAYELMDMGITEIRRETFGTALALGQDALKVLGFDPYEAYRLMRIFRKNDEDMLPKLYKIHREDEKNYISMYQQHLNDIEKVMKLDLDSSTDEIDKSWTAYNPEI; encoded by the coding sequence ATAGAACATTTTTTACTTCAATTATTTATTTTTCTGACTGCTTCAGCTATCTGTGTTCCGTTTTTTAAAAAATTGGGTTTCTCTTCGGTGCTAGGATATTTAACAGCAGGTGTTATCATAGGCCCTTTCGGTTTTTCCCTTATTGGAGAAGTTGAAGAAATCATGCATTTTACTGAATTTGGTATTGTAATGATGCTCTTTATAGATGGTTTAGAATTAAAACCATCCCTTCTTTGGAAGATGCGTGTACCTATTTTAGGAATGGGAAGTTTTCAGGTTATTCTTTCAACATTAATTTTTGGTACCATAGCACATATTTTTGTTCCATGGCAGCCTGCAATTGGTATAGGACTCATACTTTCCTTATCGTCTACAGCTATAATCATCCAAACTATGAAGGAAAAAGGATTGATGCATACTTCTCACGGGAGATCAGTATTTTCAGTTTTACTTTTTCACGACCTAGCAGTTATTCCCATGCTTGCATTACTTCCTTTACCTGCCGTAAGCGGAGGACACACTATTGATCACAAATTTGACATTCATTTGCTAGAGCCCCATTATCAGGTATTTGCTACTTTAAGTATTATTTTTATTATTTTTATTATTGGTAAATATATAAGCAAGCCGATGTTTAGAATTATTGCTGCTATAAAAGTAAGAGAGATTTTTGTAGCTGCGGCAATAGGACTTATAGTTGGAATATCACTACTTATGATGGCGGTTGGTCTTTCTCCAGCATTGGGAACATTTATTGCAGGTGTGGTTTTAGCAGATAGCGAATATCGTCATGAGATAGAGAGTGATATCGAACCTTTTAAGGGACTGCTACTGGGAGTTTTTTTTATGTCAATAGGTGCAACTCTAGATTTTCATCTAATAAAGCATGAATTCTCACTAATTGCATCAATTACATTGGGATTAATTATTATAAAATGGATAGTTTTTACACTTACAGGCTCTATTTTCAAAATGGAAAAAGGAAGTCGAAAGTTTTTTGCTCTAATTCTTGCACAAGGTGGGGAATTCGCATTTGTCCTGTTACATATGTCAAAAAGTCACAGTGTACTTCCTTATGATATAACAGAAGCACTTATATCTGCCGTAGCTATTTCAATCTTTATTTCACCATTTTTATTTTGGACCTATGAAAAAATTTCTTTAAAATCTCAAGAAAATAAAAAAACTCAGCGTGAATCAGATGAAATCGAACATACAGGACAAAAAGTTATTTTTGCAGGTTTTGGAAGACTGGGAACCGATCTCGGACGTTTTCTAATCTCAGCCGGGATAAGGCCTGTTATCTTAGATAATGATGCAGCAAATGTGGATTTACTTAGAAAATTTGGTTTTGAAGTCTATTATGGGGATGTTACAAGGCTTGATTTATTGGAAACAGCAGGTATAGCAGAAGCAGAACTGTTACTAATCACCATAGGAGAAATTGAAAAATCTAAAAAACTAGTCGAATTAGTTAAAAAACATTATCCAAATATCAAAATAGTTGTTAATGCTCACGACCATTCATCTGCATATGAACTTATGGATATGGGGATAACAGAAATACGTAGAGAAACATTTGGAACTGCCTTGGCACTCGGTCAAGATGCATTAAAAGTTTTAGGTTTCGATCCCTATGAAGCATATCGATTGATGCGGATTTTCAGAAAAAATGATGAGGATATGCTTCCGAAATTATATAAAATCCACCGGGAAGATGAAAAAAATTACATATCTATGTATCAACAACATCTAAATGACATCGAAAAGGTAATGAAACTGGATCTAGATTCAAGTACAGATGAAATAGATAAATCTTGGACAGCTTATAACCCAGAAATTTAA
- a CDS encoding helix-turn-helix domain-containing protein, protein MPKREITKKEYNCYFELGIDIMGGKWKPIILYYIGVKNVVRYSELKRAIPSINERVLTRQLREMEDDKIIKRKVYPQVPPKVEYFLEPIGQELIPILLELKGWSEKYNALYKKFQFPLEEKWDDIL, encoded by the coding sequence ATGCCTAAAAGAGAAATAACTAAAAAAGAATATAACTGCTATTTTGAATTGGGAATAGATATAATGGGAGGAAAATGGAAACCGATTATTTTATACTATATCGGTGTAAAAAATGTTGTCAGGTATAGTGAATTAAAAAGAGCAATTCCAAGTATAAATGAGAGAGTGCTGACAAGACAGCTTCGTGAAATGGAAGACGATAAAATAATCAAAAGAAAAGTGTATCCTCAGGTTCCACCAAAAGTTGAATACTTCCTCGAGCCCATCGGGCAAGAATTAATTCCAATTTTACTCGAATTAAAAGGTTGGAGTGAAAAATATAACGCCCTTTATAAAAAGTTTCAGTTTCCTCTTGAGGAAAAGTGGGATGATATTTTATAA
- a CDS encoding aminotransferase class V-fold PLP-dependent enzyme translates to MSYFDNAATSYPKPDEVYSVLIETMRNKGGNPGRGSHRMAIEAFRAVYETRVKLAKLFNIDDPLRIAFTQNATMSLNFAIKGVLEKGDHVITTSLEHNSVLRPLFSMEEQKKIDLTIVEADYQGLISLDDIEKSIQENTKAIVITHASNLTGTIIPIEKIGEIAKKHGILLIVDASQSAGILEINVNKMNIDILCFTGHKSLFGPQGTGGIYLRKGVEIKPLMEGGSGSHSKLKRQPQEMPDLLECGTLNAPGIAALGAGVDFILKIGMENIRKHEDEITEVFIKGVKGIEGVRVYGPETGKRTPVVALNIGDIDPAELSALLDEEYDIAVRPGMHCAPLAHRSIGTYETGAVRFSFGYFNTAKEVSEAIEAIKEIADFYEEK, encoded by the coding sequence ATGTCTTATTTTGATAATGCAGCCACTAGTTACCCCAAACCTGATGAGGTGTACAGTGTCTTAATAGAAACTATGAGAAATAAAGGCGGGAATCCAGGAAGGGGAAGCCACAGGATGGCTATAGAAGCCTTTAGGGCAGTCTATGAAACAAGGGTAAAGCTGGCAAAACTCTTTAATATAGATGATCCACTTAGAATAGCCTTTACACAAAACGCAACTATGAGTCTGAATTTTGCAATAAAGGGAGTCCTTGAAAAGGGTGATCACGTGATAACCACTTCCTTAGAGCACAATTCTGTACTAAGACCTCTATTCTCAATGGAAGAACAGAAAAAAATAGATCTAACAATAGTAGAGGCAGATTACCAGGGACTAATATCCCTTGATGATATAGAAAAATCCATCCAGGAAAATACAAAGGCCATAGTTATAACCCATGCTTCAAACTTGACAGGAACCATAATTCCCATAGAAAAAATAGGAGAAATAGCAAAAAAACACGGAATTCTCCTTATAGTGGATGCCTCCCAGAGTGCTGGGATCTTAGAAATAAATGTAAATAAGATGAATATAGATATTCTGTGTTTCACAGGGCATAAGTCACTTTTTGGACCTCAGGGTACAGGGGGAATATACCTTAGAAAAGGCGTAGAGATAAAGCCACTTATGGAAGGGGGCTCTGGGAGTCATTCGAAACTCAAGAGACAGCCTCAAGAGATGCCTGATCTTTTGGAATGTGGAACATTAAATGCTCCTGGCATTGCAGCCCTCGGAGCAGGAGTGGACTTTATACTGAAAATAGGGATGGAAAATATAAGAAAACATGAGGATGAGATCACTGAGGTCTTTATAAAAGGAGTGAAAGGTATAGAGGGAGTCAGGGTATACGGACCGGAAACAGGAAAAAGGACACCTGTGGTTGCTCTCAATATAGGGGATATAGACCCGGCAGAATTAAGTGCTTTGCTAGACGAAGAATATGACATAGCTGTGAGGCCTGGGATGCACTGTGCCCCCCTTGCACACAGATCCATAGGAACATATGAAACTGGGGCTGTGAGGTTTTCTTTTGGATATTTCAACACGGCAAAAGAGGTATCAGAGGCTATAGAGGCTATAAAAGAGATAGCAGACTTTTATGAGGAAAAATAA
- a CDS encoding CoA-disulfide reductase, which produces MKIIIIGGVAAGMSAASKAKRTLKDAEITVYEKTDVISWGACGLPYYIGGFFQSTDNMMARSIEKFMESGIDVKIKHEALSVDHINKKVKIKNLLDGEIFEDSYDRLMVATGASAIIPPIKNVKIENVFTLKEFQDGVDLKEAVSKEENKNIVIIGAGYIGIEAIEAMHHLGKNIRVIQLDDRVLPESFDKEITDLMEDEILSYQNISLHLSETVKELKGEKKVKAVITDKGIYEAEIVIIATGIRPNTDFIKETGIEMLKNGAIIIDNQGKSSIEDIYSAGDCATVPHRVKNENVYIPLATTANKIGRIVGENLAGKNSSFFGTLGSAAVKVLNLEAGRTGISETDAKNMNINYGVVFIKDKNQTNYYPGQENIYIKLIYEKDSKVILGGQIVGKKGAVLRIDVIAAAIHNKMTTEDLGMLDLCYAPPFARTWDALNIAGNAAK; this is translated from the coding sequence ATGAAAATTATAATTATAGGAGGAGTGGCTGCAGGTATGAGTGCCGCTTCCAAAGCCAAAAGAACACTTAAAGACGCTGAAATTACCGTGTATGAAAAAACTGATGTTATCTCATGGGGTGCCTGCGGACTTCCCTATTATATCGGGGGATTTTTTCAGAGCACCGACAATATGATGGCTAGATCCATAGAAAAATTCATGGAATCAGGAATCGACGTAAAAATAAAACACGAGGCATTGTCAGTAGACCATATCAATAAAAAAGTAAAAATTAAAAACCTGTTAGACGGGGAAATATTTGAGGATTCCTATGATAGATTGATGGTGGCAACTGGGGCCAGTGCCATAATACCTCCTATCAAAAATGTAAAAATTGAGAATGTATTCACTCTGAAGGAGTTTCAGGACGGTGTGGATCTAAAGGAAGCAGTTTCTAAGGAAGAAAATAAGAATATTGTGATAATAGGTGCTGGTTATATCGGTATAGAGGCTATAGAGGCTATGCATCATCTAGGTAAAAATATCAGGGTTATTCAGCTAGACGACAGGGTACTTCCTGAGAGTTTTGATAAGGAGATTACAGACCTCATGGAGGACGAGATTCTCTCTTATCAAAATATAAGCCTTCACCTCAGTGAAACTGTAAAAGAGTTAAAGGGAGAAAAAAAAGTAAAAGCTGTCATAACCGACAAGGGAATCTATGAGGCAGAAATAGTAATCATCGCAACTGGTATAAGACCAAATACAGATTTTATAAAAGAAACCGGGATAGAAATGCTAAAAAACGGTGCCATAATAATTGATAATCAAGGTAAGTCAAGCATCGAAGATATTTATTCTGCTGGAGATTGTGCCACAGTGCCTCACAGGGTAAAAAATGAGAATGTCTACATCCCCCTCGCAACAACAGCAAATAAAATCGGAAGAATCGTAGGAGAAAACCTGGCTGGAAAAAACAGCAGTTTCTTTGGAACCCTAGGCTCTGCAGCTGTAAAAGTCTTGAACTTAGAGGCAGGGAGAACTGGAATATCTGAAACTGATGCCAAGAATATGAATATAAACTACGGTGTTGTATTTATAAAGGATAAAAATCAGACAAATTATTATCCGGGACAGGAAAATATATACATTAAGTTGATATATGAAAAAGATTCTAAAGTAATCCTGGGAGGGCAGATAGTCGGGAAAAAAGGAGCGGTCCTTCGTATAGATGTCATTGCTGCCGCTATACATAACAAAATGACCACAGAGGATCTTGGGATGCTTGACCTATGCTATGCACCACCTTTCGCAAGAACTTGGGATGCCCTGAATATTGCTGGGAATGCTGCCAAATAA
- a CDS encoding NAD(P)H-dependent oxidoreductase: MKKILINFAHPARSKSKINSALRSAVEDLEGVTINDLYATYPDFLIDVKREQLLCEDNDIIIFQHPFYWYSSPAIVQEWFDLVLEHGWAYGSKASGMKDKILMQVISAGGNDSTYRRGGFNHFTLGELTSPVRAMAKLCKMNWIPPFTVLGVHRDLSKEQIKIHADNFRNAIIALRDDTIDMEKAKQNEYLNSDLNSIIRRGEK, from the coding sequence ATGAAAAAAATTCTTATTAATTTTGCACATCCTGCAAGATCAAAATCTAAAATTAACTCAGCACTCCGATCGGCAGTTGAAGACTTAGAGGGAGTTACAATTAATGATCTCTATGCGACGTATCCCGATTTTTTAATCGATGTAAAAAGAGAGCAACTATTATGTGAAGATAACGATATTATTATATTTCAACATCCATTTTACTGGTATTCTTCTCCAGCAATTGTACAAGAATGGTTTGATTTGGTATTAGAACACGGTTGGGCATATGGCTCAAAAGCATCTGGAATGAAGGATAAAATCTTGATGCAGGTAATCTCTGCTGGGGGAAATGACAGTACATATAGGAGAGGTGGTTTCAATCATTTCACTTTAGGGGAGTTGACTTCACCTGTTCGGGCCATGGCAAAACTTTGCAAAATGAACTGGATTCCACCCTTTACTGTGCTAGGAGTTCATAGAGACCTATCCAAGGAACAAATAAAAATTCATGCAGACAATTTTCGTAATGCAATTATTGCACTACGGGATGATACAATTGATATGGAAAAAGCAAAACAAAATGAATATTTGAATAGCGATTTGAATTCAATAATAAGGAGGGGAGAAAAATAG
- a CDS encoding PatB family C-S lyase: MLYNFDEIIERRNTNAMSTDGFREYIFNAPQEMKFPFADDEFIRMWIADMEFATPPEVIQAIKDRTEKKIFGYTKIFDPEYYNIFSKWTKKHYDWTFPKEHLVTSNGIIPALYELIDHICKPDEKVLILTPSYAFFKYAADFNNIETVCSDLINKNGNYEMNFDDIEMKAKDEKVSLCIFCNPHNPTGRVWTEKELKKVGEICLDNGLWIISDEIHCDLLRTKFKHTPMSKLFPDSDKIITCMAPSKTFNLAGLMISNIIIPEKKLREKWYKRHFSMENPLSVAAAQAAYENGEEWVRQLKIYLDENFEFTRQYLEKNLPKAVFKIPEATYLAWINVQSYLPEDIDIPLYFANNVGVLLEGGNMFVANSDGYIRLNLACPRTILEEGLKRICTFLNK; encoded by the coding sequence ATGTTGTACAATTTTGATGAAATTATTGAAAGAAGAAATACCAATGCAATGAGTACCGATGGTTTTAGAGAATATATATTTAATGCACCGCAAGAAATGAAATTTCCTTTTGCAGATGATGAATTTATTCGAATGTGGATTGCAGACATGGAGTTTGCAACTCCTCCAGAAGTTATCCAAGCGATTAAAGATAGGACCGAGAAAAAGATTTTTGGTTACACAAAAATATTTGACCCAGAGTATTATAATATATTTTCAAAGTGGACGAAAAAACATTATGATTGGACGTTTCCTAAAGAGCATTTGGTAACTTCTAACGGGATAATTCCAGCTCTTTACGAACTAATAGATCATATTTGTAAACCGGATGAAAAAGTATTAATTCTCACTCCTTCATATGCTTTTTTTAAATATGCTGCCGATTTTAATAATATTGAAACTGTATGCTCTGACCTGATCAATAAAAATGGTAATTATGAAATGAACTTTGATGATATCGAGATGAAGGCAAAGGACGAAAAAGTATCTCTGTGTATTTTTTGCAATCCGCATAATCCCACTGGGCGTGTCTGGACGGAAAAAGAATTGAAAAAAGTAGGAGAAATTTGTTTAGATAATGGGCTTTGGATAATATCCGATGAGATTCACTGTGATCTTTTAAGAACGAAGTTTAAACATACCCCTATGTCAAAACTTTTTCCAGATTCAGATAAGATAATAACTTGTATGGCTCCTAGTAAAACCTTTAATTTAGCTGGACTTATGATTTCGAATATTATAATACCTGAAAAAAAGTTAAGGGAAAAATGGTATAAACGACACTTTTCAATGGAAAATCCTCTCAGTGTAGCAGCGGCCCAAGCAGCCTACGAAAATGGAGAAGAGTGGGTTAGACAATTGAAAATCTACCTAGATGAAAATTTTGAGTTTACGAGGCAATATCTAGAAAAAAATCTGCCAAAGGCTGTATTTAAAATCCCTGAAGCAACTTACTTAGCATGGATAAATGTCCAATCATACCTACCTGAAGATATTGACATTCCTCTTTATTTTGCAAATAATGTGGGGGTTCTTCTTGAGGGAGGTAATATGTTCGTTGCAAATTCCGATGGTTATATCAGGCTTAATTTAGCTTGTCCAAGGACAATACTAGAAGAGGGTTTAAAGAGAATATGTACTTTTTTAAATAAATAA
- a CDS encoding pseudouridine synthase, with amino-acid sequence MRLEKFLVNCGVGSRKDIKKIVGEGRVKINGQVTLNFGLWIEEDSDDITLDNRHLEFKILKYYILYKTKGYITAVKDDRHPTIMELLPDWLDTKDLFPVGRLDKDTEGLLLFTNDGDTNYKMTHPDKKISKKYYVELDKPISEGDIKNLENGIDIGTHICLPAKVQYIEQNKIFLTIQEGKYHQVKKMMGAIKNKVSYLKRVKFGNLTLEDMKPGELKEIFLNDIIL; translated from the coding sequence TTGAGATTAGAAAAATTTTTAGTCAACTGCGGTGTAGGTAGCAGAAAAGATATCAAAAAAATAGTTGGAGAGGGAAGGGTCAAAATCAATGGTCAAGTCACCTTAAATTTCGGACTTTGGATCGAAGAAGATAGCGATGATATTACCCTTGACAACAGACACCTTGAATTCAAAATTCTGAAATATTACATTCTGTATAAAACCAAAGGCTATATTACTGCGGTAAAGGATGATCGCCATCCTACTATCATGGAACTTTTACCCGATTGGTTAGATACAAAAGATCTATTTCCCGTAGGAAGATTGGACAAAGATACAGAAGGACTTCTCCTTTTTACAAATGACGGGGATACAAATTATAAAATGACTCACCCTGATAAAAAAATCTCAAAAAAATATTATGTGGAGCTCGACAAACCCATCTCCGAGGGTGATATTAAAAACCTGGAAAATGGCATTGATATAGGAACGCATATATGTCTTCCTGCAAAAGTTCAGTATATAGAACAGAATAAAATATTCCTTACTATTCAAGAGGGCAAATATCATCAGGTAAAAAAAATGATGGGGGCTATAAAAAATAAAGTTTCTTACTTAAAAAGAGTAAAATTTGGAAATCTTACCCTTGAAGATATGAAACCTGGGGAGTTAAAAGAGATATTTTTAAATGATATAATTTTATAG